The Engystomops pustulosus chromosome 3, aEngPut4.maternal, whole genome shotgun sequence region ggaggatgtgcatattttctgaggggttgggggccccatttagaagtctggtatagggccctgcctctcctagttacgcccctgactcaacccctttaagaaaagcaaTTCTTTAAGAAGCTCTTGAGTATATCCATGACTGATTCAGTGGTACTGAGATACTTAGGTAGAACAGAATCTGCTTACTTTTGCTACCACACATCTTTTATGTAGAATACTGCAGTGCTTAACATATAAACATGCAGAACCTCTCGAATAACAGAATAGGTATAAGTCTACAAATATATAATGTTCATTTAAACTGATATGTCATCTAAATCaagtacaaagaaaaaaaactcatTGGTAAGAAACATCTGATTTCTAGaggctttaataaaatgtccaggaccTGTAGATTCTTAAGTGGTCCCTCTCGATTTCACTGCCAGAAGAAACGACTAAGTGTCCGATGGATACAAAACAGTCATACTATCATAATGAAAATGAAGCAATAATGTATGTTTATCCTGACACTGGGTCATCAGAAAACCATTCCTATACCTGGAAGAGAAGACTTAACCCAGTCCACGTAAACCACGAaaccagaaaagaaaaaaagaaagaagggaATGATGCTGTTGGGAAACACAAACAAATTACATATTCTCCATAGATCTTTTAACACTGTGATCTCTGCCTTTTTCTGCTTTCTCTTGGTTCATGTACTCCAAGACCTTCATAAGCATGTCCTCATCTATATACTGCTTGTTTTGTGTGTCATCAGTTTCCCTCGGTAGGGATAGCCGTCGGTTACCATTGGCTGCAGTCTCTAAATCCTGGTAACCACGCATATTCAGATATCCCCTTAAAGCCTTTTCATACTGCTTTTCCAGATCCTGAATGTCACCTGGTGAGTAAAGGGTaggcatttttttattttgattgttGCCCAGAAGCTCTGGATATTTGGCGAGCATCTTAACTACATAGTCTGCCAAATCTTCTTCCTTGTCTGACCGAGGCTCATATTCTATTTGCCTTTTATCTAAGTCACTTTGCCAGTTGACTTTGTGTCCCTTAGGTTTACTATACATGGAGTAGGGCCTTGGCAAACCATTGTTTTGGTTAAATCGGTTATGGAATGGATATTTTTGATTTGGCAATTTATCAGCTCCCATGAGGTTCATCATGTCTTCGACTGTGAGATCTTCAGGACCGTTAGGCACCATAGAGGTTACAGGCTGCTTTATAAATCCTTGCTTGCTTTTatatatatctgttttatcagtcaTAGTTTCAGAAACCTCATCCAGATCTTCTGGTACTTCAACCTCTTTTTCAGATTCCAACCTCCCTGGAAACCTCCTGCTATCGTCATCTTGCAGCATGTCAATAAGATCCTCTGGAGGGATTTGTAAGTTTCTAGATAGATCTATCAGTTGATAAATAGCTTCAGGGTCAAGATTTTTTCCTGAGAATTTTAGCGACCGCTTTTCTGGATTCTGTTTACCCTTATCCAGTCTGTTCAACCACATCTTGAAATATGAGTTCATCAGTTTGGACAGGTTTTCAGATTCTTGCTCTTTATTTTCATTCTCAGGCTCCTCATCCTGCAAACCCATCAATCCAGAACGTTTCATCTCATCTTCCATATCATCGGTCTTCTCTACCTCCTCCTTACTTTCCTTTAATTCTTCTTGTGTTTGGCTTTCCACTTTCTCTTCAATGGGGTTCCATTCCTCACCTCCTGCTACATCTTCATAAGCAATGTTGTTGGCTTTATACATGTCATCCTCATCATCCTTGTAAAGTTTTTGGTCATCTTCTAATCTATCTCTTTTGTGGTTGGCCTGGCCTTTGAGTTTCCCCAGTTCCTGGAAGACAGACTGTAATGTGGCTAGATTTTGTGGGGTATACTGACCTTCGACGATTTCATTGGTCCTTTTCAGTGGGTTGTCTCGAGAGTAGTCATCATACAATCTTGGAGAAAATTTGCTAGTTTTTGGTCTTCTCTCAGACCACTTGTTTGAATCATAGTCTTCAATCAGCTCTGGTGGCAAATTTTTGTCCATTAAGTTGCTGTATGTTTTG contains the following coding sequences:
- the SCG2 gene encoding secretogranin-2, which encodes MASPRNYYLARCLSLCFLIILMSFADAASFQYYQVPQQEQEYRMKSLQRLPSPDMLKALEYIENLRKQGSRAESLPDYTSYQGAPFLTEQKEVQPLSPDSAKPLLNDDESEWMKAMLEALMQAEKEAKVTPQDKGKTYSNLMDKNLPPELIEDYDSNKWSERRPKTSKFSPRLYDDYSRDNPLKRTNEIVEGQYTPQNLATLQSVFQELGKLKGQANHKRDRLEDDQKLYKDDEDDMYKANNIAYEDVAGGEEWNPIEEKVESQTQEELKESKEEVEKTDDMEDEMKRSGLMGLQDEEPENENKEQESENLSKLMNSYFKMWLNRLDKGKQNPEKRSLKFSGKNLDPEAIYQLIDLSRNLQIPPEDLIDMLQDDDSRRFPGRLESEKEVEVPEDLDEVSETMTDKTDIYKSKQGFIKQPVTSMVPNGPEDLTVEDMMNLMGADKLPNQKYPFHNRFNQNNGLPRPYSMYSKPKGHKVNWQSDLDKRQIEYEPRSDKEEDLADYVVKMLAKYPELLGNNQNKKMPTLYSPGDIQDLEKQYEKALRGYLNMRGYQDLETAANGNRRLSLPRETDDTQNKQYIDEDMLMKVLEYMNQEKAEKGRDHSVKRSMENM